A stretch of DNA from Pseudomonas sp. HN11:
CAGTAACAGCGTCAGCCCGCCGATGACGCAGCGCCAGAACACGACTTCGATTATCGATACGCCAGACACCAGCACAAACCAGCCGATGGTGCCCGAAATCAGCATGGCGGCGACCATTTCCCACGACCCGCGACGGATGGATGTGTTCATGATTGAAGCTCCTCAAGTGAGGCTCAATTATGGCAATCTGCTCGGGAGCGGATCCAGCGCCTAAAAAAGGCAAAACCGCTGGATTGCCTTTACTTATTAGGTGGAAACCATGATTGATACCATCGACCAGCAACTTATCTCCGCCTTGATGGGCGACTCACGCCTGTCGCTAAAGGCTCTGGCGGGTATCACCGGGCTGTCTTCGCCCAGTGTCGGCGAACGTTTGCGTCGTCTCGAAGAGCGCGGCGTGCTGACCCACTACACCGTCGACATCGACCCCAGGCATTTCGGCTACCTGCTGCAAGCCATCGTGCGCATCCGCCCACTGCCCGGAAAATTGCAGGAAGTGGAGCGACAAATCCAGGCAATTCCCGAATTCACCGAATGCGACAAGGTGACCGGCGATGATTGCTTCATCGCGCGGCTGCATGTGCGCACCATGGATCACCTGGACAG
This window harbors:
- a CDS encoding Lrp/AsnC family transcriptional regulator, producing the protein MIDTIDQQLISALMGDSRLSLKALAGITGLSSPSVGERLRRLEERGVLTHYTVDIDPRHFGYLLQAIVRIRPLPGKLQEVERQIQAIPEFTECDKVTGDDCFIARLHVRTMDHLDSLLDRINAYAETNTAIIKKTPVKRRLPPLAGP